From Streptomyces cyaneogriseus subsp. noncyanogenus, the proteins below share one genomic window:
- a CDS encoding phage tail sheath family protein, translating into MPTYLTPGVYVEEVQSGARPIEGVGTAVAAFVGFAEAGPFHTPTLVTSWDQYTQQFGGFTEGTYLAHAVYGYFANGGGAAYVVRIGGSAEDSSAPAADGTGRGQQAGAPRPVELGGFLVAARPGATGVSVEIADAPGEEPPEDRFRFLVRQGGEVVETYEASTRKSVKGYLVSQARNSKLVEVTERRDAPQARPAAQTVALPDAPAAPGAVARLDPSEYVGDAAARTGFGGLETIDEITMVAVPDLMSAYQRGDIDAEGVRTVQLAVISHCEQMGDRVAVLDTPPGLTAQQVRTWRNDEAGYDSRYATLYYPWVRVFDPAAGRNTTVPPSGHVAGVWARSDAERGVHKAPANEVIRGAVDLEIRLSKGEQDLLNPIGVNCVRAFPGRGVRVWGARTLSSDPAWRYLNVRRLFNYLEESILLGTQWVVFEPNDDRLWSSIRRNVAAFLTEEWRRGALFGRTAEEAFYVKCDRDNNPQESIDQGRVVCEIGVAPVKPAEFVVFRLAQFSDSTSLIDE; encoded by the coding sequence ATGCCGACGTACCTCACCCCGGGTGTGTATGTGGAGGAGGTGCAGTCCGGTGCCCGGCCGATCGAAGGCGTGGGTACCGCGGTCGCCGCGTTCGTCGGATTCGCCGAGGCCGGGCCGTTCCACACGCCGACCCTGGTCACGAGCTGGGACCAGTACACCCAGCAGTTCGGTGGCTTCACCGAGGGCACCTACCTGGCCCACGCGGTCTACGGGTACTTCGCCAACGGCGGCGGCGCCGCCTACGTGGTGCGGATCGGGGGCTCCGCCGAGGACTCCTCGGCGCCGGCCGCCGACGGGACCGGCCGGGGGCAGCAGGCCGGTGCGCCGCGGCCGGTGGAGCTCGGCGGGTTCCTGGTCGCCGCCCGGCCCGGCGCCACCGGGGTGTCGGTGGAGATCGCCGACGCGCCCGGCGAGGAGCCGCCGGAGGACCGGTTCAGGTTCCTGGTGCGCCAGGGCGGCGAGGTGGTGGAGACCTACGAGGCCTCCACCCGCAAGAGCGTCAAGGGGTATCTGGTCAGCCAGGCCCGCAACTCCAAGCTGGTCGAGGTCACCGAGCGGCGCGACGCCCCCCAGGCCAGGCCCGCCGCCCAGACGGTGGCGCTGCCCGACGCCCCGGCCGCACCCGGTGCGGTGGCCCGCCTGGACCCGTCGGAGTACGTCGGCGACGCCGCGGCCCGCACCGGGTTCGGCGGCCTGGAGACCATCGACGAGATCACCATGGTCGCGGTGCCGGACCTGATGAGCGCCTACCAGCGCGGCGACATCGACGCCGAGGGCGTGCGCACCGTACAGCTCGCCGTGATCTCGCACTGCGAGCAGATGGGCGACCGGGTGGCCGTCCTGGACACCCCGCCCGGCCTCACCGCCCAGCAGGTGCGCACCTGGCGCAACGACGAGGCGGGCTACGACTCCCGGTACGCCACCCTCTACTACCCCTGGGTGCGGGTCTTCGACCCGGCCGCCGGACGCAACACCACCGTCCCGCCGAGCGGCCACGTCGCCGGCGTGTGGGCGCGCAGCGACGCCGAGCGCGGTGTGCACAAGGCGCCCGCCAACGAGGTGATCCGCGGCGCCGTGGACCTGGAGATCCGGCTCAGCAAGGGCGAGCAGGACCTGCTCAACCCCATCGGCGTGAACTGCGTACGGGCCTTCCCCGGCCGCGGCGTCCGCGTGTGGGGGGCCCGCACCCTCTCCTCCGACCCGGCCTGGCGCTACCTGAACGTGCGCCGCCTGTTCAACTACCTGGAGGAGTCGATCCTCCTGGGCACCCAGTGGGTGGTCTTCGAGCCGAACGACGACCGGCTGTGGTCGAGCATCCGGCGCAATGTCGCGGCCTTCCTCACCGAGGAGTGGCGCCGGGGAGCCCTGTTCGGCCGCACGGCCGAGGAGGCGTTCTACGTCAAGTGCGACCGTGACAACAACCCGCAGGAGTCCATCGACCAGGGCCGGGTCGTCTGCGAGATCGGCGTCGCGCCCGTCAAGCCCGCGGAGTTCGTGGTCTTCCGGCTGGCCCAGTTCTCCGACAGCACCAGCCTCATCGACGAGTGA
- a CDS encoding phage tail protein, protein MAEGDALSTHVFGVQLGGYLVESIQEISGLTVEEEVVEVRQVSATGKQIIRKQPGARQAGEITITRGLDQSSEFTNWIKETLNKGAVNSARQNLTIEIKDSEGTTVRRIQLMQGWASKWEGPSLKAGESSAATETVTIVFEEIVVE, encoded by the coding sequence ATGGCAGAGGGCGACGCTCTTTCCACCCACGTCTTCGGCGTGCAGCTCGGCGGCTATCTGGTCGAGTCGATCCAGGAGATCAGCGGGCTGACCGTCGAGGAGGAGGTCGTCGAGGTCCGCCAGGTCAGCGCGACGGGCAAGCAGATCATCCGCAAGCAGCCCGGCGCCCGGCAGGCCGGTGAGATCACGATCACCCGGGGACTCGACCAGAGCAGCGAGTTCACGAACTGGATCAAGGAGACCCTCAACAAGGGGGCCGTGAACTCCGCGCGGCAGAACCTCACCATCGAGATCAAGGACTCCGAGGGCACCACGGTCCGCCGTATCCAGCTCATGCAGGGCTGGGCCTCCAAGTGGGAGGGCCCCTCGCTGAAGGCGGGCGAGTCCTCCGCGGCCACCGAGACCGTCACCATCGTGTTCGAGGAGATCGTCGTCGAATGA
- a CDS encoding zinc-ribbon domain-containing protein: MRRRTVTAGNLEEILQLTTPAPQTEQEAVAPAAPPPPREEHGLRTEFEFELPRGYVDEAGVLHRDGAMRLATARDELRPQIDLRVKENPAYLSVVLLSQVITRIGTITDVHAGIVERMYATDVAFLQDFYRRVNSEGHTRAAVTCPHCEGGFEVDLSGGRLGES, translated from the coding sequence ATGAGGCGCCGTACGGTGACGGCGGGCAATCTGGAGGAGATCCTCCAGTTGACGACGCCCGCCCCGCAGACGGAGCAGGAGGCGGTGGCCCCCGCGGCCCCGCCGCCGCCCCGGGAGGAGCACGGCCTGCGCACCGAGTTCGAGTTCGAGCTGCCGCGCGGGTACGTCGACGAGGCGGGCGTGCTGCACCGCGACGGCGCGATGCGCCTGGCCACCGCCCGCGACGAACTGCGGCCCCAGATCGACCTCAGGGTCAAGGAGAACCCGGCGTACCTGAGCGTGGTGCTGCTGAGCCAGGTGATCACCCGGATCGGCACCATCACCGACGTGCACGCCGGGATCGTGGAGCGGATGTACGCCACCGACGTGGCCTTCCTCCAGGACTTCTACCGTCGCGTCAACAGCGAGGGGCACACCCGCGCGGCGGTGACCTGCCCCCATTGCGAGGGCGGCTTCGAGGTCGACCTGTCGGGTGGGCGCCTGGGGGAATCGTGA
- a CDS encoding DUF6760 family protein: MTYALPRLREEIAYIAYHFHWQREEILDLTHGERRQWVAEIARINTRINESG; encoded by the coding sequence GTGACGTACGCCCTTCCCCGGCTCCGGGAGGAGATCGCGTACATCGCGTACCACTTCCACTGGCAGCGCGAGGAGATCCTCGACCTCACCCACGGCGAACGCCGGCAGTGGGTGGCGGAGATCGCCCGCATCAACACCCGTATCAACGAGAGCGGTTAG
- a CDS encoding phage tail protein: MTDSIFATSVFFRLAIGGNDLGAFHTCSGMGAEVEMETYAEGGNNGFTWNLPGRVTWSNITLTRPVTADTAKIGRWLDETLRRVEPKDGEIVALKPDLSRIISWQVFGIVPVRWQGPSFDPASSQAAVETLEIAHEGLRPL; encoded by the coding sequence ATGACCGACAGCATCTTCGCGACGAGCGTGTTCTTCCGGCTCGCGATCGGCGGCAACGACCTGGGCGCCTTCCACACCTGCTCCGGCATGGGCGCCGAGGTCGAGATGGAGACCTACGCAGAGGGCGGCAACAACGGCTTCACCTGGAACCTGCCGGGCCGGGTGACGTGGTCCAACATCACGCTCACCCGGCCGGTCACCGCCGACACGGCGAAGATAGGCCGCTGGCTCGACGAGACGCTGCGGCGGGTGGAACCCAAGGACGGCGAGATCGTGGCCCTGAAGCCGGACCTGAGCCGGATCATCAGCTGGCAGGTGTTCGGGATCGTCCCGGTGCGCTGGCAGGGGCCCTCCTTCGACCCCGCCAGTTCCCAGGCCGCGGTGGAGACCCTGGAGATCGCCCACGAGGGCCTGAGGCCCCTGTGA
- a CDS encoding LysM peptidoglycan-binding domain-containing protein — MSPAVRSSRARAQLTLKEPPASVGAKPGGTIARLDLQFNPSTLELRKTTEWRRSPSRMAEESALPEFVGSGPRTLSLEVFLDATATHDNSVEQAVEKLMKACVPTPASLGRKKPASPWVRFEWGTARTTSFDGVLSSLSVTYTLFDVDGRPLRATCALTIEEASVDTPGQNPTSGARTARSTHTVVAGDSLALLAWREYGDATAWRVIAEANDIDDPMALAPGTELVVPGLRDEGAEEER; from the coding sequence ATGTCCCCAGCGGTCCGCTCCAGCCGGGCCAGGGCCCAGCTGACCCTGAAGGAGCCGCCGGCCTCGGTCGGCGCCAAGCCCGGCGGCACGATCGCCCGGCTCGACCTCCAGTTCAACCCCTCCACCCTGGAGCTGCGCAAGACCACCGAGTGGCGGCGCTCCCCGTCCCGGATGGCGGAGGAGTCCGCGCTGCCCGAGTTCGTCGGCAGCGGCCCGCGCACGCTGAGCCTGGAGGTGTTCCTGGACGCCACCGCCACCCATGACAACTCCGTGGAACAGGCGGTGGAGAAGCTGATGAAGGCATGTGTGCCCACCCCGGCCAGCCTGGGCCGCAAGAAGCCCGCCAGCCCGTGGGTGCGGTTCGAGTGGGGCACCGCGCGGACGACGTCGTTCGACGGTGTGCTGTCGAGCCTGTCGGTCACCTACACGCTGTTCGACGTGGACGGCCGGCCGCTGCGGGCCACCTGCGCGCTGACCATCGAGGAGGCGAGCGTCGACACGCCGGGACAGAACCCGACCTCCGGCGCGCGCACCGCCCGCAGCACCCACACCGTGGTGGCCGGCGACAGCCTCGCCCTGCTGGCCTGGCGCGAGTACGGCGACGCGACGGCCTGGCGGGTCATCGCGGAGGCGAACGACATCGACGACCCGATGGCCCTCGCGCCCGGCACCGAACTGGTGGTGCCCGGGCTCAGGGACGAGGGCGCTGAGGAGGAGCGGTGA
- a CDS encoding VgrG-related protein, with protein MSTAEAQGGRSFAADPVVEAPAELPKIWAAQLVSCVVDENVGLPDAAVLTFRDPDHEFLRTTGITIGTPLRVSVVTVSGRARERLFNGEVTALEVDRDSTGSFTVVRAYSKAHRLQRGRKVVAYRNMTAAAIVRKVAAGAGLACGTVEAAPVSYRQLSQANVSDWEFLQYLAGESGAQVRVDDQGVLQFTRPEKAAKAPAPSTPATRDPMVLEYGRNLLALRAALSAADGAASVEVRGWDVTTKKPLVARQPSVVSDTVVPGLSPQAGARFGASAKLAVTDTPYRTQAETTAAAGAMAAQVSAGFGELEAVAEGNPRLRAGKPVALGNVGPAFSGRYTATAVRHVLEPYGGYRTTVWVSASPDRSLTGLVTGANAPGRGPRMPGLAIGVVTDVREPGGAERGEVRLRFPWLDDTYTTDWVRTVQWGGKGGGGVVSPEVNDEVLVGFEQGLLDSPYVIGGLYNGVDRPSPHDVPLIDATSGRVNRRSVVSRSGHRVELLDARAPGPSGLRLTTGDERLEVRLDDRRDRIELTVYAGRGRPLTSVLLDRDGITLDAGRGDVTVRGRRVEIDATETATVGGRSVRVTGQTEATVDGGLLGVLKARLIKIN; from the coding sequence GTGAGCACAGCCGAGGCACAGGGCGGCCGGTCGTTCGCGGCCGACCCGGTCGTGGAGGCCCCCGCCGAACTGCCGAAGATCTGGGCGGCGCAACTGGTGAGCTGCGTGGTCGACGAGAACGTGGGCCTGCCCGACGCGGCGGTGCTCACCTTCCGCGATCCCGACCACGAGTTCCTGCGGACCACCGGCATCACCATCGGCACCCCGCTGCGGGTGTCGGTGGTGACCGTGTCGGGGCGGGCCCGCGAGCGGTTGTTCAACGGCGAGGTGACGGCGCTGGAGGTGGACCGGGACAGCACCGGCTCCTTCACGGTGGTGCGGGCCTACTCCAAGGCGCACCGCCTGCAACGGGGCCGCAAGGTGGTGGCGTACCGGAACATGACGGCCGCCGCGATCGTCCGCAAGGTGGCCGCCGGGGCCGGGCTGGCCTGCGGCACCGTCGAGGCGGCGCCGGTCAGCTACCGCCAGCTCTCGCAGGCGAACGTGTCCGACTGGGAGTTTTTGCAGTACCTGGCGGGCGAGAGCGGCGCGCAGGTCCGCGTCGACGACCAGGGGGTGCTCCAGTTCACCCGGCCCGAGAAGGCCGCCAAGGCGCCCGCGCCCTCGACCCCCGCGACCCGCGACCCGATGGTGCTGGAGTACGGGCGCAACCTGCTGGCGCTGCGCGCCGCGCTGTCGGCCGCGGACGGGGCCGCGTCGGTGGAGGTGCGCGGCTGGGACGTCACCACCAAGAAGCCGCTGGTGGCCCGGCAGCCGTCGGTGGTCAGCGACACGGTGGTGCCGGGCCTGAGCCCGCAGGCCGGCGCCCGGTTCGGCGCGTCGGCGAAGCTGGCCGTCACGGACACCCCGTACCGCACGCAGGCGGAGACCACGGCGGCCGCCGGCGCGATGGCCGCCCAGGTCAGCGCGGGCTTCGGGGAACTGGAGGCGGTGGCCGAGGGCAACCCCCGGCTGCGGGCGGGCAAGCCCGTGGCGCTCGGCAACGTGGGGCCGGCGTTCTCCGGCCGCTACACGGCCACGGCGGTGCGGCACGTCCTGGAACCGTACGGCGGCTACCGCACGACGGTGTGGGTGAGCGCCAGCCCCGACCGCTCCCTGACCGGCCTGGTGACCGGAGCCAACGCGCCGGGCCGCGGCCCGCGCATGCCGGGCCTGGCGATCGGCGTGGTGACCGACGTGCGCGAGCCCGGCGGCGCGGAACGCGGCGAGGTGCGCCTGCGGTTCCCCTGGCTGGACGACACCTACACGACCGACTGGGTCCGCACCGTGCAGTGGGGCGGCAAGGGCGGCGGGGGCGTGGTGAGCCCGGAGGTCAACGACGAGGTCCTGGTCGGTTTCGAACAGGGCCTGCTGGACAGCCCGTACGTCATCGGGGGGCTCTACAACGGCGTGGACCGGCCGTCGCCCCACGACGTCCCGCTCATCGACGCCACCAGCGGCCGGGTCAACCGCCGTTCGGTGGTGTCCCGTTCCGGGCACCGGGTGGAACTCCTGGACGCGAGGGCGCCCGGTCCTTCCGGGCTGCGGCTCACGACGGGCGACGAGCGTCTCGAAGTACGCCTGGACGACCGGCGCGACCGGATCGAGCTCACGGTGTACGCCGGGCGGGGCCGCCCCCTCACCTCCGTCCTGCTCGACAGGGACGGCATCACGCTGGACGCCGGGCGCGGTGACGTGACCGTACGCGGCCGCCGGGTGGAGATCGACGCCACCGAGACGGCGACGGTGGGCGGCCGTTCGGTGCGGGTCACCGGGCAGACGGAGGCCACCGTCGACGGCGGTCTGCTGGGCGTCCTCAAGGCCCGTCTCATCAAGATCAACTGA
- a CDS encoding PAAR domain-containing protein, whose product MPAAARTGDPTSHGGLISTPPPAAAAVVARVLIGGRPAAVVGSLHACPMPPHAAMGPANVILPNPAALAAGTVLIGGVPAARMGDTTACGATVLAGAPNVQIGGGR is encoded by the coding sequence ATGCCAGCCGCAGCCCGTACCGGCGACCCCACCAGCCACGGCGGCCTGATCAGCACCCCGCCGCCCGCCGCCGCGGCGGTGGTGGCCCGGGTGCTGATCGGCGGGCGTCCCGCCGCCGTCGTGGGCAGTCTCCACGCCTGCCCGATGCCCCCGCACGCGGCCATGGGACCGGCCAACGTGATCCTGCCGAACCCGGCCGCGCTCGCGGCGGGCACGGTACTCATCGGCGGGGTGCCCGCCGCGCGCATGGGCGACACCACCGCGTGCGGGGCCACCGTGCTGGCCGGCGCGCCGAACGTCCAGATCGGGGGCGGGCGATGA
- a CDS encoding GPW/gp25 family protein, with the protein MSDRFIGRGWAFPMRVGPTGGIALVEREREIEEAIRLVLATAPGERPMRPEFGCGIHDYVFAPGDGATAGRVAQQVREALERWEPRIAVDDVVVAYDTVEAGTLYIDVHYTVRSTNDRRNLVFPFYTIPSDEGGGERGAA; encoded by the coding sequence ATGAGCGACCGGTTCATCGGCCGGGGCTGGGCGTTCCCGATGCGGGTCGGGCCGACCGGCGGCATCGCCCTGGTCGAGCGCGAGCGCGAGATCGAGGAGGCGATCCGCCTGGTCCTGGCGACCGCGCCCGGCGAGCGCCCCATGCGCCCGGAGTTCGGCTGCGGCATCCACGACTACGTCTTCGCCCCCGGCGACGGCGCCACCGCCGGGCGGGTCGCCCAGCAGGTGCGCGAGGCCCTGGAGCGGTGGGAGCCGCGCATCGCGGTCGACGACGTGGTGGTCGCCTACGACACGGTCGAGGCGGGCACCCTCTACATCGACGTCCACTACACCGTGCGCTCCACCAACGACCGGCGCAATCTGGTCTTCCCCTTCTACACGATCCCCTCCGACGAGGGCGGCGGGGAACGGGGCGCCGCCTGA
- a CDS encoding putative baseplate assembly protein encodes MALPSPNLDDRRFQELVDEAKRYVQQRAPEWTDHNVSDPGVTLIETFAYLVDQLLYRLNRVPDKNYTAFLDLLGIRLFPPAAASADVDFWLSAPQPDTVVLPAGTEVTTTRGETDDAVVFTTTGELHIVPSELTRLVTAPRAGEQTDRTRTLAEGRDIPCFQAAPEPGDALLFGLPTAVPRCIVAVRLDSRVEGVGVDPRQPPLVWEAWHGSGWQVCETGPDTTGGLNRPGEVIVYVPAGHRASVIGGTRAGWLRCRVTEPEPGQPFYSESPTVREASVFTVGGTMCAEHAVTVTDVPLGTSEGVAGQTFRVGRPPVLLDGAPPVVEVSSAEGWQRWDVVEHFGRSGPADRHVRVDATTGEFAFPPALREPDGTLRQCGAVPPKGAQVRVARYRTGGGPAGNVARGAISVLRSSVPYVARVTNREAARGGVAGETVANAKLRAPEALRMQERAVTAEDYEILSRQAAPSVRRVRCLPAADDPGAVRVLVVPDAVPDEGDRLRFEQLIPSDRVLQAITSCLDERRLIGTRLVVEPPVYQGVTVVVRLTAAPGDADRVREAALAALFGYLDPLRGGPEGTGWPFGRPVQYGEVFGVVQRATGDALVEEIRLFPADPITGRRGAPSDRIDVGAGALVFSYQHQVVVTAAGPEERG; translated from the coding sequence ATGGCCCTGCCCTCCCCCAACCTGGACGACCGGCGGTTCCAGGAACTCGTCGACGAGGCCAAGCGGTACGTCCAGCAGCGCGCACCGGAGTGGACCGACCACAACGTCTCCGACCCGGGCGTCACGCTGATCGAGACCTTCGCCTACCTCGTGGACCAACTGCTGTACCGGCTGAACCGGGTGCCGGACAAGAACTACACCGCCTTCCTCGACCTGCTGGGCATCCGCCTGTTCCCGCCGGCCGCCGCCTCGGCCGACGTCGACTTCTGGCTGTCGGCGCCGCAGCCCGACACCGTCGTCCTGCCCGCGGGCACCGAGGTGACCACCACGCGCGGCGAGACCGACGACGCCGTGGTGTTCACCACCACCGGCGAACTGCACATCGTGCCGAGCGAGTTGACGCGCCTGGTGACCGCTCCCCGGGCCGGCGAGCAGACCGACCGGACCCGCACGCTCGCCGAGGGCCGCGACATCCCCTGCTTCCAGGCGGCGCCGGAGCCGGGCGACGCGCTGCTGTTCGGCCTGCCCACCGCCGTGCCGCGGTGCATCGTCGCGGTACGGCTGGACAGCCGGGTGGAGGGCGTCGGCGTGGACCCCCGCCAGCCCCCGCTCGTGTGGGAGGCGTGGCACGGCAGCGGCTGGCAGGTGTGCGAGACGGGCCCGGACACCACCGGCGGACTGAACCGGCCGGGCGAGGTCATCGTGTACGTACCGGCCGGGCACCGCGCGTCCGTCATCGGCGGGACCCGGGCCGGCTGGCTGCGCTGCCGCGTCACCGAACCCGAGCCCGGCCAGCCGTTCTACTCGGAGTCCCCGACGGTGCGCGAGGCGTCGGTCTTCACCGTGGGCGGCACCATGTGCGCCGAGCACGCGGTGACCGTGACCGACGTGCCGCTCGGCACCTCGGAGGGGGTCGCGGGCCAGACGTTCCGGGTCGGCCGCCCGCCCGTCCTCCTCGACGGCGCGCCCCCCGTGGTGGAGGTGTCCTCGGCCGAAGGGTGGCAGCGCTGGGACGTGGTGGAGCACTTCGGCCGCTCCGGACCCGCCGACCGGCACGTCCGGGTGGACGCCACCACCGGGGAGTTCGCCTTTCCCCCGGCGCTGCGCGAGCCGGACGGCACCCTGCGGCAGTGCGGCGCGGTGCCCCCCAAGGGCGCCCAGGTGCGGGTGGCCCGCTACCGCACCGGCGGCGGCCCCGCGGGCAATGTCGCCCGCGGCGCCATCTCCGTGCTGCGCAGCTCCGTCCCGTACGTCGCCCGGGTCACCAACCGGGAGGCGGCGCGCGGCGGCGTGGCCGGCGAGACCGTCGCCAACGCCAAGCTGCGCGCCCCGGAGGCGCTGCGGATGCAGGAGCGCGCGGTGACCGCCGAGGACTACGAGATCCTCAGCCGCCAGGCGGCGCCCTCGGTGCGCCGGGTCCGCTGCCTGCCCGCCGCGGACGACCCGGGCGCGGTACGGGTGCTGGTGGTGCCGGACGCGGTGCCCGACGAGGGCGACCGGCTCCGCTTCGAGCAGCTCATCCCCTCCGACCGGGTCCTCCAGGCGATCACCTCCTGTCTGGACGAGCGGCGCCTGATCGGCACCCGCCTCGTGGTGGAGCCGCCGGTCTACCAGGGCGTCACGGTGGTGGTCCGCCTCACGGCGGCGCCGGGCGACGCCGACCGGGTGCGCGAGGCGGCGCTCGCCGCCCTGTTCGGCTACCTCGATCCGCTGCGCGGCGGCCCGGAGGGCACCGGCTGGCCGTTCGGGCGGCCGGTGCAGTACGGGGAGGTGTTCGGCGTGGTGCAACGCGCCACCGGCGACGCGCTCGTGGAGGAGATCCGGCTCTTTCCCGCCGACCCGATCACCGGGCGGCGCGGGGCTCCGTCGGACCGCATCGACGTGGGCGCGGGCGCGCTGGTCTTCTCCTACCAGCACCAGGTGGTCGTCACGGCCGCCGGGCCGGAGGAGCGGGGATGA
- a CDS encoding phage tail protein codes for MSRAAVPGLPSRYPIGGQLPALYAEDDLAQRFTAGLDTVLAPVFSTLDNLPAYLDPRIAPADFLAWLASWVGAADDRAWPVEVRREAVVRAVELHRWRGTRRGLVEALGLALGAHAEVTGDGGARWSGTPGAELPPAPAAEVLVRVWPGREERIDPDRAREIVRAMCPVHTVCRVEILPGPPAGEGR; via the coding sequence ATGAGCCGTGCCGCCGTACCCGGGCTCCCCAGCCGGTACCCGATCGGCGGGCAACTGCCCGCCCTCTACGCCGAGGACGACCTCGCCCAGCGGTTCACCGCCGGACTCGACACCGTCCTCGCCCCGGTGTTCTCCACCCTCGACAACCTGCCCGCCTACCTCGATCCCCGGATCGCCCCGGCCGACTTCCTGGCCTGGCTGGCGTCCTGGGTCGGCGCCGCCGACGACCGGGCGTGGCCCGTGGAGGTACGCCGTGAGGCCGTCGTCCGCGCGGTGGAACTGCACCGGTGGCGCGGCACCCGGCGCGGACTGGTCGAGGCGCTCGGGCTGGCGCTCGGCGCGCACGCCGAGGTGACCGGGGACGGCGGGGCCCGCTGGTCCGGCACCCCCGGCGCCGAACTGCCGCCCGCGCCCGCCGCCGAGGTCCTGGTCCGGGTGTGGCCGGGCCGCGAGGAGCGGATCGACCCGGACCGGGCCCGGGAGATCGTCCGGGCCATGTGCCCGGTGCACACCGTCTGCCGGGTGGAGATCCTGCCCGGCCCGCCCGCCGGCGAAGGGAGGTGA
- a CDS encoding zinc ribbon domain-containing protein: MAVPDDVTGTPCPACGTPNPPGRRFCRRCAAVLNPEEKPPPLPWWRTVWPFRRRARASSGRAVRLLVILAVVAALCAGGLLLLPAGRALIEDTRDKLGKPKPITPVSVEASDEVPGHPARNTTDGLSNRYWGASAEGASVTYTFRRPFRLVDLLVTNGASASAQPYARQARALELELEVTTQDGTRHTRKLTLGDKPGPQPVPTGISDVKTVRLVLRSPTGLAPGRHLALAEVEFFQRS, from the coding sequence GTGGCCGTGCCGGACGACGTCACGGGGACGCCGTGCCCCGCCTGCGGCACGCCCAATCCGCCCGGCCGCCGGTTCTGCCGGCGGTGCGCCGCCGTACTGAACCCCGAGGAGAAGCCGCCGCCCCTGCCGTGGTGGCGCACCGTGTGGCCGTTCCGCCGCCGGGCGCGCGCGAGCTCCGGCCGGGCGGTCCGGCTCCTGGTGATCCTGGCCGTGGTGGCGGCCCTGTGCGCGGGAGGTCTCCTGCTGCTGCCGGCCGGGCGTGCCCTGATCGAGGACACCCGGGACAAGCTGGGCAAGCCCAAGCCGATCACGCCGGTGAGCGTGGAGGCGAGCGACGAGGTCCCCGGGCACCCGGCGCGGAACACCACCGACGGGCTGAGCAACCGCTACTGGGGAGCCTCCGCCGAGGGCGCCTCGGTGACGTACACCTTCCGCAGGCCGTTCCGGCTGGTGGACCTCCTCGTCACCAACGGCGCGTCCGCGTCCGCGCAGCCCTACGCCCGCCAGGCTCGCGCGCTGGAGCTGGAGCTGGAGGTGACCACTCAGGACGGCACACGGCACACCAGGAAGCTGACGCTCGGTGACAAGCCGGGTCCGCAGCCGGTCCCCACCGGCATCAGCGACGTGAAGACGGTACGCCTGGTGCTGCGTTCGCCCACGGGTCTGGCCCCGGGCCGTCATCTGGCCCTGGCGGAGGTGGAGTTCTTCCAGCGCTCCTGA